The following coding sequences lie in one Polynucleobacter necessarius genomic window:
- the cysW gene encoding sulfate ABC transporter permease subunit CysW codes for MSITRFERSSATRDSAIVKSLVLFLSLSFFGIFLLLPLFSVFAEALHKGWVYYFNALTEADTWSAIKLTLLAAGIAVPLNLVFGVAASWAIAKFDFRGKHLLITLIDIPFSVSPVIAGLIFVLVFGAQGWFGGWLSEHDIKIIFAVPGIILATIFVTFPFVARELIPLMEAQGREEEEAATVLGANGWQTFWYVTLPNIKWGLLYGVILCNARAMGEFGAVSVVSGHIRGYTNTIPLQVEILYNEYNYVAAFAVASLLALLALLTLAAKTYVEWRLKSETNAPPAIEGPL; via the coding sequence ATGAGCATAACCCGCTTTGAGCGCAGTAGCGCTACCCGTGATTCCGCAATCGTTAAATCGCTTGTTTTATTTCTGTCCTTGAGTTTTTTTGGCATCTTCTTATTGCTGCCGCTATTCTCAGTATTCGCAGAGGCCTTACATAAAGGATGGGTCTATTACTTCAACGCACTGACTGAGGCAGATACCTGGTCTGCCATTAAATTGACTTTGCTAGCGGCAGGAATTGCGGTTCCTTTAAATCTTGTATTTGGGGTAGCAGCTTCATGGGCAATCGCTAAATTTGATTTCAGAGGAAAACATCTCCTCATTACCCTGATTGATATTCCATTCTCAGTGTCACCCGTGATTGCAGGCCTAATCTTTGTGCTCGTCTTTGGAGCGCAAGGCTGGTTTGGTGGCTGGCTATCAGAGCATGACATCAAGATTATCTTTGCGGTTCCCGGAATTATCCTCGCAACGATCTTTGTAACCTTTCCATTTGTAGCACGTGAACTGATTCCGTTGATGGAAGCTCAAGGTCGGGAAGAAGAAGAGGCAGCAACGGTATTGGGTGCAAATGGTTGGCAAACTTTTTGGTATGTAACCCTTCCCAACATTAAATGGGGCCTCTTATATGGCGTCATTCTTTGTAATGCTCGCGCCATGGGTGAATTTGGAGCGGTATCGGTGGTATCCGGACATATCCGCGGCTATACCAACACTATTCCATTACAAGTAGAAATTCTCTACAACGAATACAACTATGTCGCTGCATTTGCAGTGGCCTCTTTACTCGCACTATTAGCCCTACTTACTTTAGCCGCCAAAACTTATGTTGAATGGCGCCTTAAATCCGAAACAAATGCCCCGCCCGCAATCGAAGGACCGTTATGA
- the cysT gene encoding sulfate ABC transporter permease subunit CysT, producing MSSVKKNSIFPGFGLSLGYTITYLSIIVLIPLSAVIFKTTSLTFSEFINEVTAPRVTASYRLSFGMALLAGFINSIFGLLLAWSLVRYTFIGKNLVDALVDLPFALPTAVTGIALAALYSKNGWIGQYIEPLGIKIAFTPWGVLVALIFIGVPFVVRTAQPILEEIEIELEEASASLGASRWQTFTRVVLPILTPALLTGFALAFARAVGEYGSVIFIAGNIPMVSEITPLMIITKLEQYDYAGATAIASVMLAISMILLLAINGLQAWTAKRTGRTR from the coding sequence ATGTCTTCAGTAAAGAAAAATAGCATCTTCCCCGGTTTTGGCTTATCGCTTGGCTACACCATCACCTATCTATCCATCATTGTCTTAATTCCACTGTCTGCAGTGATTTTTAAGACAACGAGCCTTACTTTTAGCGAATTTATTAACGAAGTGACCGCCCCTAGAGTGACGGCCTCTTATCGCCTGAGCTTTGGTATGGCTTTACTGGCTGGATTTATTAATTCTATTTTTGGGCTGTTGCTTGCCTGGTCCTTAGTTCGCTATACCTTTATTGGCAAAAATTTAGTGGATGCCCTCGTGGATCTCCCTTTTGCACTGCCCACCGCTGTAACTGGTATTGCGCTAGCAGCCCTTTATTCAAAAAATGGTTGGATCGGGCAGTACATCGAACCGCTTGGCATCAAGATAGCCTTTACTCCATGGGGTGTATTGGTCGCATTGATATTTATTGGGGTTCCATTTGTAGTGAGAACAGCTCAGCCAATTCTTGAAGAAATTGAGATTGAGCTGGAAGAGGCCTCAGCAAGCCTAGGGGCCAGTCGCTGGCAAACCTTTACGAGAGTCGTTTTACCGATTCTGACTCCTGCACTATTAACTGGATTTGCCCTGGCGTTTGCCCGTGCAGTCGGAGAATATGGCTCGGTAATTTTTATTGCCGGAAACATTCCCATGGTTTCTGAAATCACGCCGCTGATGATCATTACCAAACTAGAACAGTATGACTATGCTGGTGCCACAGCGATTGCTTCGGTAATGCTTGCGATTTCTATGATTTTGCTTCTGGCAATCAATGGTTTGCAGGCTTGGACTGCAAAAAGAACCGGGAGGACTCGCTAA
- a CDS encoding RBBP9/YdeN family alpha/beta hydrolase, with protein MAAIENPEKVAGLMLVAPADPERFDQSGVKRWHGIGASESIRAQIPANRLPVPSLLIASDNDPWMQASKAQLWGNCWGSCTFTLKDAGHINTASGFGPWPDGLKLFNHFKHSVLESQEESQRIVLKDNSSLIQFNDNQSTFSCFSA; from the coding sequence TTGGCTGCCATCGAAAATCCTGAAAAGGTTGCTGGCCTCATGCTTGTAGCACCGGCAGATCCAGAGCGTTTTGATCAATCTGGCGTAAAACGCTGGCATGGAATTGGCGCGTCAGAAAGTATTCGCGCTCAAATTCCAGCGAATAGGCTTCCTGTTCCCAGCCTTCTCATTGCAAGCGATAACGATCCCTGGATGCAGGCTTCTAAAGCACAACTTTGGGGGAACTGCTGGGGCAGTTGCACCTTTACACTCAAAGACGCAGGCCATATCAATACCGCCTCTGGTTTTGGTCCATGGCCCGATGGCCTTAAACTATTTAACCACTTTAAACACTCTGTTCTAGAGTCTCAGGAAGAAAGCCAACGTATTGTTTTAAAAGACAATTCTTCTCTAATTCAATTTAACGATAACCAATCCACTTTTTCTTGCTTCTCAGCCTAA
- a CDS encoding alpha/beta hydrolase has translation MTNTHTLIIPGYRGSEDAHWQSWIEAQIPGSKRIYQNWEQPILSNWATNIGRTLTDLVSPAWLPC, from the coding sequence ATGACAAATACTCATACCCTCATCATTCCTGGTTATCGCGGTAGCGAGGATGCTCATTGGCAAAGTTGGATAGAAGCTCAAATTCCTGGATCCAAACGAATCTATCAGAATTGGGAGCAGCCCATTTTGTCGAACTGGGCTACCAATATTGGCCGTACATTAACTGATCTAGTTTCCCCTGCGTGGCTGCCTTGCTAG
- the epsC gene encoding serine O-acetyltransferase EpsC → MSSHRPVSHSFQLPQVVAQLRLSREETHKIRHLGRVRELPSREALEEVLKGVFAALFPTHYGRSDLTDESIDYFVGSVLSVALNTLSEQIRRGLYFSSNSNLEEEATFDALAEKLTTQFASELPAIRALIVSDIRAAMSGDPAATSVSEILLCYPGVSAAIHYRIAHALYELGTPLLARFISEIAHSKTGVDIHPGAKIGEGFFIDHGTGVVIGQTAILGKNVRLYQAVTLGAKRFPEDDEGNLIKGADRHPILEDDVVIYAGATVLGRITIGARSTIGGNVWLTRSVPPDSNISQAQTLGH, encoded by the coding sequence ATGTCTAGTCATCGTCCAGTATCTCATTCATTCCAACTCCCCCAGGTGGTTGCCCAACTGCGGTTATCTCGCGAGGAAACCCATAAGATTCGTCATCTTGGCAGAGTGCGGGAGCTTCCATCAAGAGAGGCCTTAGAGGAGGTACTGAAGGGTGTTTTTGCTGCTTTATTTCCCACTCATTATGGGAGATCCGATTTAACGGATGAGAGTATCGATTACTTTGTAGGTAGTGTTTTGAGCGTAGCTTTGAACACCTTATCGGAGCAAATTCGACGCGGTTTGTATTTTTCTTCAAATAGCAATTTGGAGGAAGAGGCAACATTTGATGCGCTAGCAGAAAAGCTGACCACTCAATTTGCATCTGAACTTCCTGCAATACGGGCATTAATTGTGAGTGATATCCGTGCTGCCATGAGTGGTGACCCGGCAGCAACCAGTGTTTCTGAAATTCTCTTGTGCTACCCCGGTGTTAGTGCAGCCATTCATTACCGCATTGCTCACGCCTTATATGAGTTAGGGACGCCTTTATTGGCGCGGTTTATCTCTGAGATTGCGCATTCAAAAACAGGCGTCGACATTCACCCGGGCGCCAAGATTGGGGAAGGTTTCTTTATCGATCACGGAACTGGCGTAGTCATTGGTCAAACAGCCATCTTGGGCAAGAACGTCAGGCTTTATCAAGCAGTGACTTTGGGGGCGAAGCGCTTTCCTGAAGACGATGAAGGCAATCTTATTAAGGGCGCAGATCGACACCCCATTTTGGAAGACGATGTGGTGATTTATGCGGGTGCAACGGTGCTTGGTCGCATCACGATTGGCGCTAGATCAACGATTGGCGGGAATGTCTGGCTAACCAGGAGTGTTCCGCCTGATAGCAATATTTCACAAGCGCAAACACTGGGTCACTAG
- a CDS encoding family 2A encapsulin nanocompartment shell protein yields MAEVIQSPTALGDLAARQLANATKTVPQLSTISPRWLTQLLGWVPVEAGIYRLNKVINPSEVLTDCSSRDNERVLPQTFVDYDANPREYFLSAVNTVLDVHTRISDLYSSPYNQISEQLRLTIETVKERQEGELINNAEYGLLASVAPDQRIKTRTGAPTPDDLDELLTKVWKEPGFFLAHPKTIAAFGRECTRRGVPPPTVGLFGSQFLTWRGVPLIPSDKVKIQDGKSSILLIRTGEKKQGVVGLYQPNLPGEQSPGLSVRFMGINNKAIASYLVSLYCSLAVLTDDALAVLDGVEVGKYHEYK; encoded by the coding sequence ATGGCAGAAGTTATTCAAAGTCCAACCGCATTAGGCGATTTAGCAGCACGGCAATTAGCCAATGCAACCAAGACGGTACCCCAGTTATCCACTATTTCTCCTCGTTGGTTAACTCAGCTTTTAGGTTGGGTTCCGGTTGAGGCTGGCATCTATCGCCTCAATAAAGTGATTAATCCATCCGAAGTATTAACGGACTGTTCTAGTCGCGATAACGAGCGCGTATTGCCGCAAACTTTTGTGGATTATGATGCAAACCCACGCGAGTATTTCCTGAGCGCTGTTAATACTGTGTTGGATGTACATACTCGTATTTCTGATTTGTATAGCAGTCCATACAACCAAATCAGCGAGCAGTTACGCTTGACGATTGAGACCGTTAAAGAGCGCCAAGAGGGTGAGCTCATTAACAATGCTGAGTATGGCTTGCTAGCTAGCGTAGCGCCTGATCAGCGTATCAAAACCCGAACTGGTGCACCAACACCAGATGACTTGGATGAGTTGCTTACCAAGGTTTGGAAAGAGCCTGGATTCTTCTTGGCTCACCCAAAAACGATTGCAGCATTTGGTCGTGAGTGCACCCGCCGTGGTGTTCCCCCTCCAACAGTAGGCTTGTTTGGCAGTCAATTCTTGACATGGCGTGGTGTTCCATTGATTCCTTCGGACAAGGTCAAAATTCAAGATGGTAAATCTTCTATTTTGTTAATCCGTACTGGAGAGAAGAAGCAGGGTGTAGTGGGCCTATATCAACCAAATTTGCCGGGTGAGCAAAGCCCAGGCCTATCTGTGCGCTTTATGGGTATTAACAATAAGGCAATTGCCTCTTATTTGGTTTCCTTGTATTGCTCTTTGGCAGTCTTGACTGATGATGCTCTCGCAGTTCTTGATGGTGTTGAGGTTGGTAAATATCATGAGTACAAGTAA
- a CDS encoding sulfite exporter TauE/SafE family protein yields the protein MLDALQGSLHYVFSGALVGLLVGLTGVGGGSLMTPILTLIFGVAPTTAVGTDLAFAAITKGIGTAAHRLHGNVKWDIVGLLCAGSLTTATASILVLKQLGPISKDWVHLITFSIGVSVLLTALSLTVRARILEWVKKNPKKMPHGVGLKIVATVLIGGAIGLLVTISSIGAGAIGATLILMLYPHLKTAEVAGTDIAYAVPLTALAGFGHWWLGNVDFTLLFGLLVGSVPAIWLGAKLSSTLPEKLTRTALAITLLLVGIKLVLA from the coding sequence ATGCTTGACGCTTTGCAGGGGTCCCTGCACTACGTTTTTTCTGGTGCCCTAGTCGGTTTATTAGTTGGTCTTACCGGTGTTGGTGGGGGCTCTTTGATGACGCCAATTCTGACGCTAATCTTTGGTGTTGCACCAACTACAGCCGTAGGCACTGACTTAGCATTTGCTGCGATTACCAAAGGTATTGGCACAGCAGCCCATCGTCTTCATGGCAATGTGAAATGGGATATTGTTGGTCTTTTATGTGCCGGTAGTCTAACAACAGCAACCGCATCTATTTTGGTTCTCAAGCAGCTCGGGCCAATATCAAAAGACTGGGTACACCTGATTACTTTCTCGATTGGCGTCTCCGTTCTTCTTACTGCACTTTCGCTAACTGTTAGAGCCAGAATTCTGGAGTGGGTAAAGAAAAACCCCAAGAAGATGCCTCATGGAGTCGGCCTTAAGATTGTTGCGACCGTACTGATTGGTGGTGCAATTGGTTTACTTGTCACTATTTCTTCGATTGGAGCAGGTGCGATTGGAGCAACTCTCATATTGATGCTCTACCCACACTTAAAGACCGCTGAAGTTGCAGGGACGGATATTGCTTATGCAGTTCCGCTAACCGCTCTGGCAGGCTTTGGACATTGGTGGTTAGGCAATGTGGATTTCACACTCTTATTTGGCCTGTTAGTAGGCTCCGTTCCGGCTATTTGGCTGGGTGCCAAACTTTCTAGCACCCTCCCCGAAAAATTGACTCGCACTGCCTTGGCAATTACTTTGCTATTAGTTGGAATTAAACTCGTTTTGGCATAA
- a CDS encoding ferredoxin--NADP reductase, whose protein sequence is MAAYHTETVLTVHHWNDTLFSFTTTRNKGLRFRSGHFLMIGLEVEGKPLVRAYSVASPNYEEHLEFLSIKVQDGPLTSRLQKIQVGDPILVSEKSVGTLVLDDLNPGKHLYLFSTGTGLAPFMSIIRDPETYEKFEKVVLIHGVRLVSELAYADYIKNELTQDEYLGELIREKLIYYPTVTREAFKHTGRLTTAIESGQLFKDIGLPPLDPAVDRAMICGSPSMLKETSEMLDAEGFKVSPSLGQMGDYVFERAFVEK, encoded by the coding sequence ATGGCCGCTTATCACACCGAAACCGTATTAACCGTTCACCACTGGAACGACACCCTCTTTAGCTTTACCACCACTCGCAATAAAGGCCTGCGTTTTCGTAGCGGCCATTTTTTGATGATTGGACTTGAGGTAGAAGGCAAGCCTCTCGTGCGTGCTTATAGCGTTGCGAGTCCAAACTATGAAGAACATTTAGAGTTTTTGAGCATTAAAGTGCAAGATGGTCCGCTCACATCACGCCTACAAAAAATTCAAGTGGGCGACCCCATTTTGGTCAGCGAAAAATCTGTTGGCACATTGGTGCTAGATGATTTAAATCCTGGCAAACATCTCTACCTATTTAGTACTGGTACTGGCTTAGCGCCATTCATGAGCATCATTCGCGATCCTGAAACTTATGAGAAATTTGAAAAGGTTGTATTGATTCATGGCGTCCGTCTAGTGAGCGAACTGGCTTATGCTGACTACATTAAGAATGAACTCACTCAAGATGAATACCTTGGCGAGCTCATTCGCGAAAAATTAATCTACTATCCAACAGTCACTCGCGAGGCTTTCAAACACACTGGTCGACTCACGACTGCAATTGAATCGGGCCAACTCTTTAAGGACATCGGCTTGCCACCATTGGATCCAGCAGTAGATCGCGCCATGATTTGCGGCAGCCCTTCTATGCTTAAGGAAACATCAGAGATGCTTGATGCCGAAGGCTTCAAAGTCTCTCCAAGCTTAGGCCAAATGGGTGATTACGTATTCGAACGCGCGTTCGTTGAGAAGTAA
- a CDS encoding disulfide bond formation protein B — MTRAQYLYLSLLSFGLVAYAVELQQVGFQGVSFLPCPLCILQRVGYLGVAIFCFLAVGIPPLRKFFHGLAVISAAYGFSIAARQVWLLSHPESSCGIDPLETWINQFQLAQGLPWLFKADGLCSAQLPAIFGLQVPEWSLFWFGVLLLVLIITFFRKIRA, encoded by the coding sequence ATGACTAGAGCCCAATACTTATATCTATCCCTCCTGAGCTTTGGATTGGTTGCCTATGCTGTGGAGTTGCAGCAAGTTGGTTTCCAGGGGGTGAGCTTCTTACCTTGCCCGCTATGTATTTTGCAAAGAGTGGGTTACTTGGGGGTCGCCATTTTTTGCTTCTTGGCGGTAGGTATCCCGCCTTTGCGTAAATTCTTTCATGGGCTTGCGGTGATATCGGCTGCGTACGGCTTTTCTATTGCTGCTCGCCAAGTTTGGCTGTTATCTCATCCGGAGAGTTCTTGTGGCATTGATCCTTTAGAGACTTGGATCAATCAATTTCAGCTTGCTCAGGGCTTGCCTTGGTTGTTCAAGGCAGATGGCCTATGTTCAGCGCAATTACCAGCCATCTTTGGTCTGCAAGTTCCAGAATGGTCTTTATTCTGGTTTGGCGTACTTTTATTGGTGTTGATAATTACCTTCTTTAGAAAAATCCGTGCTTAG
- a CDS encoding amidohydrolase, with protein MNTSLRKSLGFLFLTFSLMHASVALADTKTVYFNGDILTMEGDSPRYVEAVVVEGSKIIYAGDVKGAFNLAGADATPYDLKGQTLLPGFIDTWGHFSLIAQDSLWVNLAYFSKNPPQTRAQLIQKLKTEANVFNGWVIGTGYAEALLSDGPLTLADLDAAFPKQAVLIENISTLTGIVNSAGLKKLGITKQTKAVSGFIPVDPKTGQLTGELIGMPYLDAVAKAVGKYSQDLTFETYRKAEKTYVSNGFTTAQSYEASIADMRDMRLAVDRKIVGIDLIALPTFDTVEQMLVSNPNFQFGAYSLGDHGFMFAGIQVPTDGAPQLRLAYFSKSYLDTTGFLKDWRGFAYYPQSLIDRYAKLAYEKNIQYFGYSNGDAGIDMTLAAISKAIAETGVTEDRRTVIAHSFFVRDDQLDDYRKKNIMAVMMPNGTWMYGDTYLNTLGVERASNLSPLKSASTKGVKIAIHNDTPSSGPNVLFSIWSAVNRKTVGGKILGPDQSIGPYLALQGFTINAAYQYKEEASKGSITAGKLADLVMLDQNPLKVNPNDLKNIRVTRTIKRGVEVYSD; from the coding sequence ATGAATACATCTCTACGAAAATCCCTCGGCTTTTTATTTCTCACTTTTTCATTAATGCATGCTAGTGTTGCTTTGGCGGACACTAAAACCGTCTATTTCAATGGCGATATTCTCACCATGGAAGGGGATTCCCCGCGATATGTAGAGGCTGTTGTTGTTGAAGGCAGCAAAATTATCTATGCAGGTGATGTAAAGGGAGCCTTTAATTTGGCGGGTGCTGATGCCACCCCTTATGATCTAAAAGGTCAAACCCTGCTACCTGGATTTATAGATACTTGGGGACATTTTTCTCTAATTGCTCAAGATTCTCTCTGGGTTAATTTGGCTTATTTCTCCAAGAATCCTCCCCAAACAAGAGCGCAGCTAATTCAGAAGTTAAAGACCGAAGCTAACGTCTTTAATGGTTGGGTGATTGGTACAGGCTACGCTGAGGCTTTGCTATCTGATGGACCATTGACTCTTGCTGATTTAGATGCGGCCTTTCCTAAGCAAGCAGTCTTGATTGAAAATATTTCCACCCTAACTGGTATAGTGAATTCTGCTGGTCTTAAAAAGCTAGGCATTACTAAACAGACTAAAGCAGTCTCTGGATTTATTCCGGTTGATCCTAAGACTGGTCAATTAACTGGTGAACTCATTGGTATGCCTTATTTAGATGCGGTAGCAAAGGCGGTAGGTAAGTATTCTCAGGATTTAACTTTCGAGACTTATCGTAAGGCCGAGAAGACCTACGTATCGAATGGCTTTACTACTGCGCAAAGCTATGAAGCTAGTATTGCTGATATGCGCGATATGCGATTGGCTGTGGATCGGAAAATTGTCGGGATTGATTTAATTGCCCTGCCGACATTTGATACGGTTGAACAAATGCTTGTAAGCAATCCCAATTTCCAGTTTGGTGCATATAGCCTAGGCGATCACGGCTTTATGTTTGCGGGAATTCAAGTTCCAACTGATGGTGCCCCTCAGTTACGTTTGGCATATTTCTCCAAATCCTATCTCGATACAACTGGCTTTCTAAAGGATTGGCGCGGCTTTGCCTATTACCCTCAGTCTCTAATTGATCGGTATGCCAAGTTGGCTTATGAAAAGAACATCCAGTATTTTGGTTATAGCAATGGCGATGCGGGAATAGATATGACTTTAGCTGCTATCTCTAAGGCAATTGCAGAAACGGGCGTAACAGAAGATCGTCGCACGGTAATTGCCCATTCTTTCTTTGTGCGTGATGATCAGTTAGATGATTACAGGAAGAAAAATATTATGGCAGTCATGATGCCTAACGGAACCTGGATGTATGGAGATACTTATCTCAATACATTAGGAGTCGAGAGAGCTAGTAATCTCAGCCCTCTTAAGAGTGCTAGTACAAAAGGCGTCAAGATTGCCATTCACAACGACACTCCCTCATCAGGGCCTAATGTCTTATTTTCTATCTGGAGCGCAGTCAATCGTAAAACTGTTGGCGGCAAAATACTCGGACCTGATCAATCCATTGGCCCATATCTTGCGCTTCAGGGCTTCACAATCAATGCGGCGTATCAATACAAAGAAGAGGCAAGCAAGGGATCAATTACTGCTGGCAAGTTAGCTGATTTAGTGATGCTTGATCAGAACCCGCTTAAAGTGAATCCCAATGATCTAAAAAATATTCGGGTTACAAGGACCATTAAGCGTGGCGTAGAGGTTTATAGCGATTAA
- the lysS gene encoding lysine--tRNA ligase produces the protein MNDKTNPTPATEVVDENHIIAERREKLAKLRESGVAFPNDFVPTHLATDLHAHYDSLTKEELAEKKIHVKVAGRMILKRVMGKASFATIQDRSGQIQFYINDELTGVDTHGAFKHWDMGDFISAEGNLFKTNKGELSVECSNLRLLSKSLRPLPDKFHGLSDLETKYRQRYVDLIVNPESRNTFKARSKAIASLRRHMLDADFMEVETPMLHPIPGGAAAKPFITHHNALDMQMFLRIAPELYLKRLVVGGFERVFEINRNFRNEGVSPRHNPEFTMMEFYAAYTDYRWLMDFTEGLIRAAAIDAQGTAVLTHQGRELDLSKPFQRLTINEAILKYCGQSGKNYDAAQLDDATFIRAELKKGGENPDSPTLKNAGIGALQLALFELVAEEHLWEPTYIIDYPIEVSPLARESDTRPGITERFELFITGREIANGFSELNDAEDQANRFRKQVEQKEAGDEEAMYFDHDFIRALEYGMPPTGGCGIGIDRLVMLLTDAPNIRDVILFPHLRREEEG, from the coding sequence ATGAACGATAAAACCAACCCCACACCAGCCACTGAAGTAGTCGATGAGAATCACATCATTGCCGAGCGGCGCGAGAAGCTAGCTAAGCTACGTGAAAGCGGAGTAGCCTTTCCCAATGATTTTGTTCCTACCCACTTAGCAACTGATCTGCATGCGCACTATGACAGCTTGACTAAAGAAGAGTTGGCAGAAAAGAAGATTCATGTCAAAGTTGCTGGCCGCATGATCCTCAAGCGCGTGATGGGTAAGGCAAGTTTTGCCACCATCCAAGATCGCAGCGGACAAATTCAGTTCTATATCAATGATGAGCTCACTGGAGTAGATACCCATGGTGCCTTTAAGCATTGGGATATGGGCGACTTTATTTCCGCTGAAGGCAATCTCTTTAAGACCAATAAAGGTGAGTTATCTGTAGAGTGCAGCAATTTGCGTTTACTGAGCAAATCTTTACGCCCGCTCCCGGATAAGTTTCATGGTCTTTCAGATTTAGAGACCAAATATCGTCAGCGCTATGTTGATTTAATCGTCAATCCAGAGAGTCGCAATACTTTTAAAGCACGCAGTAAGGCTATCGCTTCTTTGCGTCGCCATATGCTTGATGCAGACTTCATGGAAGTGGAAACTCCGATGCTCCACCCTATCCCTGGTGGCGCAGCAGCCAAGCCCTTCATCACTCATCACAACGCATTAGACATGCAAATGTTCTTGCGTATTGCGCCTGAGCTTTACCTCAAGCGTTTAGTGGTTGGTGGCTTTGAGCGTGTATTTGAAATCAATCGCAACTTCCGTAATGAAGGTGTGAGCCCACGCCACAATCCAGAATTTACGATGATGGAGTTCTATGCGGCGTATACCGACTACCGTTGGTTAATGGATTTCACAGAAGGCCTCATTCGTGCCGCCGCAATTGATGCGCAAGGCACTGCAGTATTGACCCACCAAGGTCGTGAACTCGATTTAAGTAAACCATTCCAACGCCTCACGATTAATGAAGCCATCCTCAAGTATTGCGGTCAGTCTGGCAAAAACTATGACGCTGCTCAATTAGATGATGCAACCTTCATTCGTGCTGAGTTGAAAAAAGGTGGCGAGAATCCTGACTCCCCTACCCTGAAGAACGCGGGTATTGGCGCCTTGCAATTAGCACTGTTTGAATTGGTTGCTGAAGAGCACCTCTGGGAGCCAACTTACATCATCGACTACCCAATTGAAGTCAGCCCGCTAGCTAGAGAGTCTGATACACGTCCGGGCATTACTGAGCGTTTTGAATTATTCATTACCGGTCGTGAAATTGCCAACGGCTTCTCAGAGCTCAATGATGCTGAAGACCAAGCAAATCGCTTCCGCAAGCAAGTAGAGCAAAAAGAAGCGGGCGATGAAGAGGCAATGTATTTTGATCATGACTTCATTCGCGCCCTTGAATACGGCATGCCTCCAACTGGTGGTTGCGGTATTGGTATCGATCGCTTAGTCATGCTGCTTACTGATGCACCCAATATTCGTGATGTGATCCTCTTCCCGCACCTGCGCCGCGAGGAAGAAGGCTAA
- the prfB gene encoding peptide chain release factor 2 (programmed frameshift), producing the protein MEAEQLLNTISNTLSDLLTREQALRGIFDFEVKSRRLTEVNSILEDPTIWDDQKKAQALGKEKKLLDGVVATLTDLNTNITSAIELFEMAKEESDFETIAAIEQDVETYSKIINDLEFRRMFHNEMDSCNCFIDIQAGAGGTEACDWASMLYRQYLKYCERKGYKTEILEESDGDVAGIKSATIKVDGEYAYGHLRSETGVHRLVRKSPFDSSNGRHTSFASIYVYPEIDDSIEIEVNPADIRTDTYRASGAGGQHINKTDSAVRLTHVPTGIVVQCQNDRSQHRNRAEAMSMLKSRLYEHEMQKRRAEQDKLEASKTDVGWGHQIRSYVLDQSRIKDLRTNVEISNTQKVLDGDLDAFIEASLKQGV; encoded by the exons ATGGAAGCTGAACAACTCCTCAATACTATTTCGAATACCTTGTCCGATCTGCTCACTCGTGAGCAAGCTCTTCGG GGTATCTTTGACTTCGAGGTAAAGTCACGTCGCCTTACTGAAGTTAACTCAATTCTGGAAGATCCCACCATTTGGGACGACCAAAAGAAAGCACAAGCGCTGGGCAAAGAAAAAAAATTACTCGATGGTGTTGTTGCAACCCTCACTGATTTAAATACCAACATCACCAGCGCCATCGAATTATTCGAAATGGCTAAAGAAGAAAGTGATTTTGAGACGATTGCTGCCATTGAGCAAGACGTGGAAACCTACAGCAAGATCATCAACGATCTGGAATTTCGTCGGATGTTCCATAACGAGATGGACTCTTGTAATTGCTTTATCGATATTCAAGCAGGCGCAGGTGGTACAGAAGCGTGTGACTGGGCCAGCATGCTCTATCGTCAATACCTCAAGTATTGCGAACGCAAAGGATATAAAACTGAAATTCTAGAAGAGTCTGATGGTGATGTCGCCGGTATCAAGAGCGCCACCATTAAAGTAGACGGCGAATATGCCTATGGGCACCTTCGCTCCGAAACTGGTGTACACCGCTTAGTGCGTAAGTCTCCTTTTGATTCTTCAAATGGACGCCACACCTCATTTGCTTCAATCTACGTATATCCAGAAATCGATGATTCGATTGAGATTGAAGTCAATCCAGCGGATATTCGTACTGATACCTACCGTGCCTCTGGTGCCGGCGGCCAGCACATTAACAAAACTGACTCAGCAGTGCGTTTAACCCACGTCCCAACCGGAATTGTGGTGCAGTGTCAGAACGATCGCAGTCAACACCGCAACCGCGCTGAGGCTATGAGCATGCTTAAGTCCCGCCTTTATGAACATGAAATGCAAAAGCGCCGCGCTGAGCAGGATAAGTTAGAAGCGAGTAAGACGGATGTAGGTTGGGGTCATCAAATTCGCTCTTATGTCTTAGATCAAAGCCGCATTAAAGACTTACGCACTAACGTTGAGATTTCTAATACCCAAAAAGTATTAGATGGAGATCTTGATGCTTTCATTGAAGCCAGTCTGAAGCAAGGCGTTTAA